Proteins encoded together in one Leptolyngbya sp. CCY15150 window:
- a CDS encoding NfeD-like protein, whose protein sequence is MLLVYWICCLVGGLFVLLAVVGGLDGAEFDSEFEMDVGADRRDEEERSPLRRRRGLWLPIFSLRFWTFGTCFFGLSGILLSATEMVAATVVLTSVGIGVICGSIVAIALRQLGRRRIDSLVRSTDYVGLSGTVEIPFDANSRGKIQLQIRGTTLGVMALTDDPNGFQVGDTVFIVSMSKNRVWVVSQQDAIGQLPDAAPPDCP, encoded by the coding sequence ATGCTGCTTGTGTATTGGATATGCTGCCTTGTGGGCGGCCTGTTTGTGCTTCTGGCCGTCGTGGGCGGTCTAGATGGCGCAGAGTTTGACTCGGAATTTGAGATGGATGTCGGAGCCGATCGCCGAGATGAGGAGGAGCGATCGCCCCTGCGTCGGCGTCGTGGCCTGTGGCTGCCGATTTTTAGCCTGCGCTTTTGGACGTTTGGCACCTGCTTTTTTGGGCTGTCGGGGATTCTGCTCTCTGCGACAGAGATGGTTGCGGCGACGGTGGTGCTGACGTCTGTCGGGATTGGGGTGATCTGTGGCAGTATAGTGGCGATCGCCCTGCGACAACTGGGTCGCCGCCGCATCGATAGTTTAGTGCGTTCTACCGACTATGTCGGTCTTTCAGGAACGGTGGAAATTCCCTTTGATGCTAATAGTCGAGGCAAGATTCAGCTTCAAATTCGCGGAACGACGTTAGGCGTTATGGCGCTGACGGACGATCCCAACGGATTTCAGGTGGGCGATACGGTGTTCATTGTCAGCATGAGCAAGAATCGCGTTTGGGTGGTCTCTCAACAGGATGCGATCGGACAACTGCCGGATGCTGCCCCGCCCGATTGCCCCTAG
- a CDS encoding glutathione peroxidase encodes MAQTISDISVKTMDGQDKSLGEYQGQVLLIVNVASYCGYTSQYGGLEKLHQTYGPQGLRVLGFPCNDYGAQEPGSNEQIKTFCSTSYGVSFDLFDKVHAKGPQQHPLYARLTQVEPVGEVGWNFEKFLVNKQGDVVSRYRSSVTPDNPQLVRAIEQELAA; translated from the coding sequence ATGGCTCAGACAATCAGCGATATCAGCGTGAAAACAATGGACGGGCAGGACAAGTCCCTCGGTGAGTACCAGGGGCAGGTGCTGTTAATTGTCAATGTGGCGTCCTACTGTGGCTATACGTCCCAGTATGGCGGCTTAGAAAAGCTTCACCAAACCTATGGGCCGCAAGGTCTACGGGTGTTGGGTTTTCCCTGTAATGACTATGGCGCTCAGGAGCCGGGCAGCAATGAGCAAATTAAAACCTTTTGCAGCACCAGCTACGGCGTCAGCTTTGACCTGTTTGATAAGGTTCACGCCAAGGGCCCACAGCAGCATCCCCTCTACGCTCGGCTGACGCAGGTGGAGCCGGTGGGCGAGGTGGGCTGGAATTTTGAGAAATTTTTGGTGAACAAGCAGGGCGACGTGGTCAGTCGCTACCGCAGCAGCGTCACCCCCGACAACCCGCAACTGGTGCGAGCTATTGAGCAGGAACTGGCAGCCTAG
- a CDS encoding HU family DNA-binding protein, which translates to MNKGELVDAVAEKANVTKKQADAVLTAAIESIMDAVSAGQKVTLVGFGSFEPRERKAREGRNPKTGEAMEIPATTVPAFSAGKLFKEKVAPK; encoded by the coding sequence ATGAACAAAGGTGAACTCGTGGATGCAGTCGCTGAAAAGGCGAATGTGACCAAGAAACAAGCTGATGCAGTGCTAACCGCAGCCATTGAATCGATCATGGATGCCGTCTCTGCTGGACAAAAAGTGACCCTCGTGGGCTTTGGCTCATTTGAACCGCGCGAACGCAAAGCTCGCGAAGGTCGGAATCCTAAGACAGGTGAAGCTATGGAGATTCCGGCAACCACCGTTCCGGCTTTCTCTGCAGGCAAGCTGTTCAAGGAAAAAGTAGCGCCTAAGTAA
- a CDS encoding protein tyrosine phosphatase family protein, with translation MPQDLQQIYQFLAISEAIATAGQPTAEQLTAIQQAGYQVVINLALPTSDGALPDEAGLVRQLGMEYIAIPVAWEQPTPEDCDRFFAALDQHHDQRIFVHCAANMRVSAFMYLYRRLRQATDEAIAQADLQRIWQPNATWQALIDGYLQKAEPS, from the coding sequence GTGCCCCAAGATTTGCAGCAAATCTATCAATTTTTGGCGATTTCAGAGGCGATCGCCACGGCTGGCCAGCCCACGGCTGAGCAGTTGACGGCTATTCAGCAAGCCGGCTATCAGGTGGTGATCAACCTAGCGCTGCCCACCTCGGATGGGGCCTTGCCCGATGAAGCAGGGCTGGTGCGCCAGTTGGGCATGGAGTATATCGCCATTCCCGTGGCATGGGAACAGCCGACCCCAGAGGACTGCGATCGCTTTTTTGCCGCCCTCGACCAACATCACGACCAGCGCATCTTCGTCCACTGCGCCGCCAATATGCGCGTGTCAGCCTTCATGTATCTCTACCGTCGGCTCCGCCAAGCCACCGATGAAGCGATCGCCCAGGCCGATTTACAGCGCATCTGGCAACCCAATGCCACCTGGCAAGCCTTGATCGATGGATATCTGCAGAAAGCTGAGCCTAGCTGA
- the bchB gene encoding ferredoxin:protochlorophyllide reductase (ATP-dependent) subunit B: MKLAYWMYAGPAHIGTLRVATSFKNVHAIMHAPIGDDYFNVMRSMLERERNFTPVTTSVVDRHVLARGSQEKVVDNITRKDQEEQPDLIVLTPTCTSSILQEDLQNFVDRAQMESKGDVMLADVNHYRVNELQAGDRTLQQIVQFYTEKARKRDELPTDKTANPSVNIIGTSTLGFHNQHDCTELKRLMADLGIEVNTVIPDGASVHQLKNLSRAWFNLVPYRELGTMTADYLKQEFAMPVVDIVPMGVVETARCIRAIQRILNDQGAGVDYEDFINHQTLNVSQAAWFSRSIDCQNLTGKKAVVFGDNTHAAAMTKILAREMGIHVVMAGTYCKYDEDWFREQVSDYCDEVLVSDDHAAIGDAIARIEPSAIFGTQMERHVGKRLNIPCGVIAAPIHIQNFPIGYKPFVGYEGTNQIADLVYNSFTLGMEDHLLEIFGGHDTKDVITKGMTADTDLGWSKDGLTELNRIPGFVRGKVKRNTEKFARDRNISEITAEVLYAAKEAIGA; encoded by the coding sequence ATGAAATTGGCTTACTGGATGTATGCTGGGCCCGCCCACATTGGCACCCTGCGGGTTGCGACGTCCTTCAAAAACGTCCATGCCATCATGCACGCACCCATCGGCGATGACTATTTCAACGTCATGCGATCCATGCTGGAACGGGAGCGCAACTTCACCCCCGTGACCACCAGTGTGGTCGATCGCCATGTGTTGGCCCGAGGGTCTCAGGAAAAAGTAGTCGATAATATCACCCGCAAGGATCAGGAAGAACAGCCCGACCTGATTGTGCTGACCCCCACCTGCACCTCCAGCATCCTGCAAGAAGATCTGCAAAACTTTGTGGATCGGGCCCAGATGGAGTCCAAGGGTGATGTCATGCTGGCGGATGTCAACCACTATCGCGTCAACGAACTGCAGGCAGGCGATCGCACCCTGCAGCAAATCGTCCAGTTTTACACCGAGAAGGCCCGCAAGCGCGACGAACTGCCTACGGATAAAACTGCCAATCCCTCCGTCAATATCATTGGCACCTCCACCCTCGGCTTCCATAACCAGCACGACTGCACCGAACTGAAGCGGCTGATGGCGGATCTGGGCATTGAAGTCAACACCGTAATTCCTGATGGTGCCTCGGTGCATCAGCTCAAGAATCTGTCCCGCGCTTGGTTTAACCTCGTGCCCTATCGCGAACTAGGCACCATGACGGCCGACTACCTGAAGCAGGAGTTTGCCATGCCGGTGGTCGATATTGTGCCCATGGGCGTGGTGGAAACAGCCCGCTGCATTCGCGCCATCCAGCGCATCTTAAACGACCAAGGTGCTGGGGTTGACTACGAAGATTTTATTAACCACCAAACCCTCAACGTTTCTCAAGCCGCTTGGTTCTCCCGCTCCATCGATTGCCAAAACCTGACGGGTAAAAAGGCCGTGGTATTTGGCGATAATACCCACGCGGCGGCCATGACCAAGATTTTGGCGCGGGAAATGGGCATCCATGTGGTGATGGCAGGCACCTACTGTAAATATGATGAAGACTGGTTCCGGGAGCAGGTGAGCGACTACTGCGATGAAGTCTTGGTGAGCGATGACCATGCCGCCATTGGGGATGCGATCGCCCGCATTGAACCCTCCGCCATCTTCGGCACCCAAATGGAACGGCACGTGGGTAAGCGCTTGAATATTCCCTGTGGTGTGATTGCCGCGCCTATCCATATCCAAAACTTCCCCATTGGCTACAAGCCGTTTGTGGGCTATGAAGGCACCAACCAAATCGCCGACTTGGTCTACAACTCCTTCACCCTCGGCATGGAAGACCATCTGCTGGAAATCTTCGGCGGCCACGACACCAAGGACGTGATCACCAAGGGCATGACCGCCGATACCGATCTGGGCTGGAGCAAGGATGGCTTGACAGAACTCAACCGTATTCCTGGCTTTGTGCGCGGTAAGGTAAAACGCAATACGGAGAAATTTGCCCGCGATCGCAATATCTCCGAAATTACCGCCGAGGTGCTCTATGCCGCTAAGGAAGCGATCGGCGCTTAG
- a CDS encoding EAL domain-containing protein: protein MQSPDLKKRLSMTVPFAYAFWSSLWILLSDRVLLSLGATPELLVRVSILKGWLFTLVTSVLLYLLIRRGERSLRESYALLSSIIEGTTDAIFVKDIQGRYGLINTSGAQRLGKSAAEIIGTDDRDYVSAEDFIQLQATDRAVLGAKMPQQLEETVTMQGQTLTYLTTKYPLCNVGGEVEGLIGIARDITERQRMKQEREALLQELQRRNRELEALNLVTANAVSTLEIDALLHVLLDRLVTVMAADLGLIFLVQDDDLVLAAHMGGARTDQYSSFLINREIARIIRATEQLLDIQDLRQDPRFSTDSGNLPQTRHVLGVPLKRHQQFVGVLQVEWHQSHASTESEIHLLEITAERCAMALINAQLFEHTQQLQQRLQLQFDRSPIACIICDRQGQVVDWNPAAIAVFGYSKADMLGKVPDGVLRMAGDRRLPAPLSGLDGETSTPMLQENCTKDGRTIFCEWHHTPLRQGNGEVMGTLSMVQDVTARIQAEEQLRYSAFYDALTQLPQRRLLQQRIQALLDESTASQPQSFAIFHLDLVRFKVLKYSLGHQLSEQLLMAIATRLQTSLPAQGMLSRVGTDEFAILHEAIASLPEAIQFAEDLQRDFSQPFSLGTHTVFMQITLGFVLRQEGDDDSEALLQAADIAMHHARLRSSTGYAAFDLEMRTQALDRLRLDSEMHRALDRQDFQLYYQPIIQVETRQLIGFEALLRWRHHQAWISPVDFIPLAEETGFIVPLGTWVLRQACTQLHNWHQQFPEHPRLAISVNVSVAQLMQPNFLDIVDQVLQETGLSPTGLKLEVTETAVMENAAQVSAVLEQLKARHIRLCIDDFGTGYSSLSYLRTFPFDTLKIDRSFVISLEQDPKSLELIRMIRLLARSLGMDMVAEGVETQAQLQQLQALGCEAAQGYLISRPIPPYQAEEAIALGEWPWPTPL from the coding sequence ATGCAATCGCCTGATCTCAAAAAACGCCTGTCTATGACTGTCCCGTTTGCCTATGCTTTCTGGAGCAGCTTATGGATCTTGCTGTCCGATCGCGTTCTGCTGTCGTTGGGGGCAACGCCGGAGCTGTTGGTGCGGGTGAGTATTCTCAAGGGATGGCTATTTACCCTGGTGACCAGCGTGCTCCTCTATCTTTTGATCCGTCGAGGAGAGCGATCGCTGCGGGAGAGCTATGCCTTGCTCAGCAGCATCATTGAGGGAACCACAGACGCCATCTTTGTCAAAGATATCCAGGGCCGCTATGGGTTGATCAATACGAGCGGTGCCCAGCGTTTGGGGAAATCGGCTGCGGAGATCATCGGCACCGATGACCGAGACTATGTGTCTGCCGAAGACTTTATCCAACTGCAAGCTACGGATCGGGCGGTGCTCGGTGCCAAAATGCCGCAGCAGCTTGAAGAAACGGTGACGATGCAAGGGCAGACTCTGACCTATCTCACCACCAAGTATCCCCTTTGTAACGTTGGCGGTGAGGTGGAGGGGCTGATTGGCATTGCGCGGGATATCACCGAACGGCAGCGGATGAAGCAAGAGCGAGAGGCGCTGCTGCAGGAATTGCAACGGAGAAATCGGGAGCTAGAAGCGCTCAACCTGGTGACAGCCAATGCCGTTAGCACCTTGGAGATAGATGCTCTGCTGCATGTTCTCCTCGATCGCTTAGTGACGGTGATGGCGGCTGACCTGGGGCTGATTTTTCTTGTCCAGGATGACGATCTAGTGCTCGCGGCCCACATGGGCGGTGCCAGAACCGATCAGTACAGCAGCTTTTTGATTAATCGAGAAATTGCTCGCATCATTCGGGCGACGGAGCAACTGCTGGATATTCAAGATCTGCGGCAAGATCCTCGCTTTAGCACCGATTCTGGCAATCTGCCCCAAACCCGCCATGTGTTGGGGGTGCCCCTCAAGCGGCATCAGCAGTTTGTGGGCGTTCTTCAGGTGGAATGGCATCAATCCCATGCTTCGACGGAGTCGGAGATTCATTTATTAGAAATCACGGCGGAACGCTGTGCGATGGCCTTAATTAATGCTCAGTTGTTTGAGCACACGCAGCAGTTACAGCAGCGTCTCCAGCTTCAGTTTGACCGCAGCCCCATTGCTTGCATCATCTGCGATCGCCAGGGCCAAGTTGTGGATTGGAATCCAGCCGCGATCGCTGTTTTTGGCTATTCTAAGGCTGATATGTTGGGCAAGGTTCCTGATGGGGTGTTGAGAATGGCGGGCGATCGCCGCCTGCCTGCACCCCTATCGGGTTTGGATGGAGAAACCTCTACGCCAATGCTGCAAGAAAACTGCACCAAGGACGGCCGCACCATTTTCTGTGAATGGCACCATACGCCTCTGCGACAAGGCAATGGGGAGGTGATGGGCACCTTGTCGATGGTGCAGGATGTGACGGCGCGGATTCAGGCCGAGGAGCAGCTTCGCTATTCGGCTTTTTATGATGCCTTGACCCAGCTTCCCCAGCGGCGTTTGCTGCAGCAGCGTATCCAGGCTTTATTAGACGAGAGTACGGCCAGCCAGCCCCAGTCGTTTGCCATTTTCCACCTCGATCTCGTGCGCTTTAAGGTGCTGAAATATAGCCTGGGGCACCAGTTGTCCGAGCAGTTGCTGATGGCGATCGCCACTCGCTTGCAGACGAGCCTACCCGCCCAGGGAATGCTGTCCCGAGTGGGCACCGATGAATTTGCTATCCTCCATGAAGCGATCGCCTCCCTGCCAGAAGCTATCCAATTTGCGGAAGACCTACAGCGCGACTTTAGCCAACCTTTTAGCTTGGGAACCCACACGGTATTTATGCAAATTACCCTGGGCTTCGTCTTGCGCCAAGAAGGTGACGACGACTCAGAGGCCTTGCTGCAAGCGGCCGACATTGCTATGCACCATGCTCGGCTGAGAAGCTCCACGGGCTATGCTGCCTTCGACCTAGAGATGCGTACCCAAGCCCTCGATCGCCTCCGGTTAGACAGCGAAATGCACCGCGCCCTCGATCGCCAAGACTTTCAGCTCTACTACCAGCCGATTATCCAGGTAGAAACCAGACAGCTCATTGGCTTTGAAGCATTGCTGCGCTGGCGGCATCATCAAGCCTGGATCTCGCCGGTAGACTTCATTCCCCTCGCCGAAGAAACGGGCTTCATTGTGCCCTTGGGAACCTGGGTGCTGCGGCAGGCCTGCACCCAGCTCCATAATTGGCATCAACAATTCCCTGAGCATCCTCGCTTGGCCATCTCGGTGAACGTATCGGTGGCGCAACTGATGCAGCCTAATTTCCTCGATATTGTCGATCAGGTGCTGCAGGAGACGGGCCTGTCGCCCACTGGCCTCAAGCTGGAGGTGACGGAAACGGCGGTGATGGAAAATGCAGCCCAGGTGAGCGCGGTGCTAGAGCAGTTGAAAGCGCGCCACATTCGTCTATGTATTGATGATTTTGGCACCGGCTACTCATCCCTAAGCTATTTGCGCACCTTCCCCTTCGATACCCTCAAGATCGATCGCTCTTTTGTGATCAGTTTGGAACAGGATCCCAAAAGCCTAGAACTCATTCGCATGATTCGCCTTCTGGCTCGCAGCCTCGGCATGGATATGGTGGCGGAAGGGGTGGAAACCCAAGCACAACTCCAACAACTCCAGGCCCTGGGATGCGAAGCCGCCCAGGGCTATTTAATCTCGCGCCCCATTCCTCCCTACCAGGCAGAAGAAGCGATCGCCCTTGGAGAATGGCCTTGGCCTACACCCCTTTGA